Proteins from a single region of Budorcas taxicolor isolate Tak-1 chromosome 7, Takin1.1, whole genome shotgun sequence:
- the LOC128051519 gene encoding protein PET100 homolog, mitochondrial — MGVKLEVFRMTIYLTFPVAMFWIANQAEWFEDYVIQRKRELWPPEKEDQRRELEEFKERIRKQREEKLLRAAQRSP, encoded by the exons ATGGGGGTGAAGCTTGAGGTGTTTCGG ATGACCATCTACCTCACCTTCCCTGTGGCTATGTTCTGGATTGCCAATCAGGCCGAGTGGTTTGAGGACTATGTCATACAGCGCAAG AGGGAGCTGTGGCCCCCTGAGAAGGAGGACCAG CGCCGGGAGCTAGAAGAATTCAAAGAGAGGATACGGAAGCAGCGGGAGGAGAAACTCCTTCGTGCTGCCCAGCGGAGCCCCTGA
- the PCP2 gene encoding Purkinje cell protein 2 homolog, which yields MDQEEENVGSACNKAGSPDQEGFFNLLSHVQGGRMEEQRCSLQAGPGPASDSQSAPAPEMDSLMDMLANTQGRRMDDQRVTVSALPGFQPLGPKDGVQKRAGTLSPQPLLTPQDPAALSFRRNSSPQPQTQAP from the exons ATGGACCAGGAAGAGGAGAATGTGGGCTCTGCCTGCAACAAG GCTGGCTCCCCAGACCAGGAGGGCTTCTTCAACCTGCTGAGCCACGTGCAGGGCGGCCGGATGGAGGAGCAGCGCTGCTCGCTGCAGGCGGGGCCGGGCCCAGCCTCTGACAGCC AGAGCGCCCCTGCACCCGAGATGGACAGCCTCATGGACATGCTGGCCAATACCCAGGGCCGCCGCATGGATGACCAGCGAGTGACGGTCAGCGCCCTGCCTGGCTTCCAGCCTTTGGGCCCCAAG GATGGAGTGCAGAAACGAGCTGGGACCCTCAGTCCCCAACCCCTCCTCACCCCCCAGGACCCAGCTGCTCTCAGCTTCCGTCGGAacagcagcccccagccccagacaCAAGCCCCCTGA